The following coding sequences lie in one Ferviditalea candida genomic window:
- the flhA gene encoding flagellar biosynthesis protein FlhA, protein MVLIGVIGIVMMMVVPINIHLLDFLLILNISLALVILLVSMNTKEALQFSVFPSLLLVTTLFRLALNVSTTRNILAHGEAGSVVQTFGSFVAGGEIVVGFVVFLILVIVQFIVITKGSERVAEVAARFTLDAMPGKQMSIDADLNAGMINEQEARQRRENIQREADFYGAMDGASKFVKGDAIAGIVILIVNLLGGFVIGMAIHHLSFTESLSKFSVLTIGDGLVSQIPALLISTATGLIVTRAASDGNLASDITSQIFIYPRLLYIVAGTIGLLGLFTPISKFPSLLMSGLLVFAGYRMQKNLDKKQVEEYELEEEQQIEEVRSPESVMNLLHVDPIEFEFGYGLIPLADTQQGGDLLDRIIMIRRQCALELGLVVPVIRIRDNIQLKPNEYIVKIKGNMVARGELLLNHYLAMSPGIDDDSVTGIETVEPAFGLPALWIDEATKERAELAGYTVVDPPSVVATHLTEIIKKHSHELVGRQETKALIDNLKESYSTLVDELIPNILSIGDVQKVLAKLLKEKISIRDLVTIFETLADYGHLTKDTEILTEYVRQALSRQITQQFLHTGDSLKVITVGPALEKKISESIQHTENGTYLAIDPNSSQLIYQTVAEQTKKLLQSGLQPIILASPSIRMYLRQLLERQVQDIPVLSYNELEPNVEIHSVGVVNL, encoded by the coding sequence ATGGTTTTGATTGGCGTCATCGGCATCGTGATGATGATGGTTGTGCCGATCAATATCCATCTGCTAGACTTCCTTCTGATTCTCAACATTTCTTTGGCATTGGTCATTCTTCTCGTTTCCATGAATACAAAGGAAGCTCTGCAGTTTTCCGTTTTTCCGTCGCTATTGCTGGTGACGACTTTGTTTCGATTGGCGTTGAACGTTTCCACGACGCGCAATATCTTGGCTCATGGAGAAGCGGGAAGCGTGGTCCAGACGTTCGGTTCGTTTGTTGCCGGCGGGGAAATTGTGGTGGGCTTTGTCGTCTTCCTCATCTTGGTCATCGTCCAGTTTATTGTCATTACCAAAGGTTCCGAGCGCGTGGCCGAGGTTGCCGCAAGATTCACGCTGGATGCAATGCCTGGGAAGCAGATGAGCATCGATGCGGATTTGAACGCAGGCATGATCAATGAACAAGAGGCTCGGCAAAGAAGGGAAAACATCCAGAGGGAAGCCGATTTTTACGGGGCGATGGACGGTGCGAGCAAGTTTGTAAAGGGTGACGCAATTGCCGGCATCGTAATTCTGATTGTTAATCTTTTAGGCGGCTTTGTTATAGGGATGGCGATTCACCATTTATCGTTTACCGAATCCTTAAGCAAGTTTTCCGTACTGACGATAGGCGACGGTCTGGTCAGTCAGATCCCGGCGCTGCTGATTTCCACCGCGACCGGCTTGATCGTTACCCGAGCAGCTTCCGACGGAAACCTGGCTTCGGATATTACTTCGCAAATCTTTATATATCCCAGATTGTTGTATATTGTCGCCGGTACGATCGGGCTGCTGGGACTGTTCACGCCCATCAGCAAGTTTCCTTCGCTGCTCATGTCCGGGCTGCTGGTGTTTGCCGGTTACCGAATGCAGAAGAATCTCGATAAAAAGCAAGTTGAAGAGTATGAATTGGAAGAGGAGCAGCAGATTGAGGAGGTGCGAAGTCCGGAAAGCGTCATGAATCTGCTTCATGTCGATCCCATCGAATTTGAATTTGGATACGGTTTGATCCCGCTCGCGGATACGCAGCAGGGCGGGGATTTGCTGGATAGAATCATCATGATCCGCAGGCAGTGCGCCCTGGAACTCGGGCTTGTCGTGCCGGTTATCCGAATTCGCGACAATATTCAGCTAAAACCGAATGAATATATTGTCAAAATAAAAGGAAATATGGTAGCTCGCGGTGAATTATTACTTAATCACTACCTGGCAATGAGTCCGGGAATCGATGACGATTCCGTAACCGGAATTGAGACGGTCGAGCCGGCATTCGGACTTCCTGCCTTATGGATCGATGAGGCGACCAAAGAAAGAGCCGAGCTTGCCGGATACACTGTTGTCGACCCGCCTTCCGTTGTCGCGACCCATTTAACCGAAATTATCAAGAAGCACTCCCATGAATTGGTCGGTCGGCAGGAAACGAAGGCGCTTATCGATAATTTGAAGGAATCTTATTCGACACTTGTCGACGAATTGATTCCAAATATATTGTCGATTGGTGACGTTCAGAAAGTACTGGCCAAGCTCCTGAAGGAAAAGATCTCGATCCGCGATCTGGTCACGATTTTTGAGACATTGGCCGATTACGGTCATCTCACCAAGGATACGGAAATCTTGACAGAATACGTCCGTCAGGCATTGTCACGGCAAATCACCCAGCAGTTCCTGCATACGGGGGACTCTCTGAAAGTGATTACGGTGGGACCGGCTTTGGAAAAAAAGATATCAGAATCGATCCAGCATACGGAAAACGGAACCTACTTGGCCATAGATCCCAATTCTTCCCAGCTTATCTATCAAACTGTGGCCGAACAGACCAAAAAATTGCTGCAATCCGGATTGCAGCCGATCATACTGGCATCTCCTTCGATCCGCATGTATTTGCGCCAGCTGCTGGAAAGACAAGTGCAGGATATTCCGGTACTGTCATATAACGAACTGGAGCCCAATGTTGAAATACACAGCGTAGGGGTGGTGAATCTGTGA
- a CDS encoding chemotaxis protein CheD, whose amino-acid sequence MIPALCLKVGMADLKVTSNKDAVLKTTGLGSCVGVTLYDPDSQIAGMAHIMLPHSDIARSGQVNIAKYADTALPEMIRLMTLQGAVVSRMKAKLAGGAQMFSFLGQNDTMRIGPRNVDSCKDVLKRYSIPIVAEDTGGNFGRTIELYNTTGVLLIRSVQNGIKEL is encoded by the coding sequence ATGATACCTGCACTTTGTCTCAAGGTTGGAATGGCAGATCTTAAAGTGACGTCGAATAAGGACGCGGTCCTCAAAACGACGGGACTCGGTTCGTGCGTAGGCGTTACCTTATATGATCCCGACTCCCAAATTGCCGGAATGGCTCATATTATGCTTCCCCATTCGGACATTGCCCGAAGCGGTCAGGTCAATATTGCGAAATATGCCGATACCGCCTTGCCGGAAATGATCCGGTTGATGACGCTGCAGGGTGCGGTTGTCAGCAGGATGAAGGCCAAGCTCGCCGGCGGTGCGCAGATGTTTTCGTTTCTCGGACAGAATGACACGATGCGCATAGGGCCGCGCAATGTGGATTCGTGCAAGGATGTATTGAAACGATATTCGATTCCAATCGTCGCGGAGGATACCGGCGGCAATTTTGGCAGAACCATTGAACTTTACAACACTACCGGAGTTCTACTGATCCGCAGTGTGCAGAACGGAATAAAGGAACTGTAG
- a CDS encoding MinD/ParA family protein: MNDQAQGLRNLVNNHHEENTRSTRIITITSGKGGVGKSNFTLNFALSLKSLGYKVLVFDADIGFANIDVLMGTPPKYTLYHLLNRQKTIWEVISSGMNDLKFISGGSGFNDLFKLSEDELEYFFQQVDELEGYVDYILFDTGAGLSKETLKFIVAANDTIVVTTPEPTSITDAYAIIKMVSGMNVSVPFHLVVNRAADLKEGKRTAEKITMVAKQFLDLNLTTLGYILDDHHVMKAVKQQVPFSIAYPNSSAAKCVKDLAGNFVSGSRLREQSSGGFKAFINKFVQLMK, translated from the coding sequence ATGAATGATCAAGCCCAAGGACTTCGAAATCTTGTCAACAACCATCATGAAGAGAATACCCGCTCCACTCGCATTATTACGATTACAAGCGGTAAAGGCGGGGTAGGCAAATCGAATTTCACCTTGAATTTTGCATTATCCCTCAAGTCGTTGGGTTATAAGGTTCTGGTGTTTGACGCCGATATCGGCTTTGCCAATATCGATGTTTTGATGGGGACCCCCCCAAAATACACGCTTTACCATCTGTTAAACCGCCAGAAAACCATCTGGGAAGTTATCAGCAGCGGAATGAACGATTTGAAATTTATTTCCGGCGGTTCAGGATTTAATGATCTGTTTAAGCTTTCAGAAGACGAATTGGAGTATTTTTTTCAACAGGTTGATGAACTGGAGGGATATGTCGATTACATATTGTTTGATACGGGAGCGGGTTTGTCCAAAGAAACGCTGAAATTCATTGTCGCCGCGAACGATACGATTGTCGTAACAACTCCGGAACCGACCTCCATCACAGATGCGTATGCGATTATCAAGATGGTCAGCGGCATGAATGTCTCGGTTCCTTTTCACCTCGTGGTCAACCGGGCTGCGGACTTGAAGGAAGGGAAGCGGACGGCGGAAAAAATCACGATGGTGGCCAAGCAATTTCTGGATCTCAATCTCACGACTTTGGGATACATCCTCGACGATCATCATGTGATGAAAGCGGTGAAGCAGCAAGTTCCATTTTCCATCGCATATCCCAACAGCTCAGCTGCCAAATGTGTCAAGGATCTGGCGGGAAACTTTGTTTCCGGAAGCCGTTTGCGGGAACAAAGCAGCGGAGGATTTAAAGCATTCATCAACAAGTTCGTGCAACTGATGAAGTGA
- the flhF gene encoding flagellar biosynthesis protein FlhF, giving the protein MRVKRYVVDNMPEALQKIRGDLGKDAVILNTKETRSGGIFGLFGKKKIEVIAATDTPTVQPRVSGSLGSHGASGSYGSSGSLTAREEQAAAFIAAGVQNSQLSGAPLQETRGTSQAQAQAAVKVNQANQRGSDDLILAEIKQMKDLFQTWSQTVNANSALPPVLQKIERRLLEQDVEPVLVKSLILKAVEEAGDQTAQLSSEQAVGLVKKQLIGMLQRGGSKRISKETRIAHFVGPTGVGKTTTIAKLAAEQVLKHNRKVGFITSDTYRIAAVEQLRTYATILNVPLEVVFSPLELPKAFQKFSDRDLIFMDTAGRNYRNEMYVSELNSLLQSDGNAETYLVLSMTSKYRDMNLITENFSKFKLDKLLFTKMDETDSYGSVINLMHDFSLQLSYVTNGQNVPDDIVELNEEHLVDTILEGILDE; this is encoded by the coding sequence GTGAGAGTCAAAAGATATGTTGTCGATAATATGCCGGAGGCTTTGCAAAAAATACGCGGAGATTTGGGGAAGGATGCGGTTATTCTCAATACCAAGGAAACCCGTTCCGGCGGAATTTTCGGTTTATTCGGCAAAAAGAAAATCGAAGTCATTGCTGCAACAGATACGCCTACGGTTCAGCCGCGTGTTTCAGGATCCTTGGGATCCCATGGAGCATCGGGATCATACGGTTCTTCCGGTTCGCTGACGGCTCGGGAGGAACAGGCGGCGGCTTTTATTGCCGCAGGAGTCCAGAATTCCCAGCTTTCCGGAGCCCCGCTTCAGGAAACAAGGGGAACGAGTCAGGCTCAGGCGCAAGCTGCTGTAAAAGTCAATCAGGCAAATCAGCGCGGTTCAGATGATTTGATTCTGGCTGAAATCAAGCAGATGAAGGATTTGTTTCAAACATGGTCCCAGACCGTGAATGCGAATTCGGCGCTGCCTCCTGTGCTGCAAAAGATCGAACGCCGGCTGCTTGAACAGGATGTGGAGCCGGTACTGGTGAAATCACTGATTTTGAAAGCCGTCGAAGAAGCCGGCGATCAGACGGCCCAATTATCCTCAGAGCAAGCAGTAGGGCTTGTAAAAAAGCAGTTGATCGGGATGCTGCAGCGCGGAGGCTCCAAAAGGATTTCAAAGGAAACCCGCATCGCCCATTTTGTGGGACCTACCGGGGTAGGGAAAACGACGACCATCGCCAAATTGGCTGCGGAGCAGGTGCTGAAGCATAATCGAAAAGTCGGGTTCATCACTTCCGATACGTACCGCATCGCGGCTGTTGAACAGCTTCGTACCTATGCGACGATCTTGAACGTGCCTCTTGAGGTTGTTTTTTCTCCGTTGGAGCTGCCCAAGGCGTTTCAAAAATTCTCCGACAGGGATCTTATTTTTATGGATACGGCCGGGCGCAACTACCGGAATGAAATGTATGTTTCCGAATTGAACAGTCTGCTGCAGTCTGACGGCAATGCCGAAACCTATCTCGTGCTCAGCATGACTTCGAAGTATCGGGATATGAATCTGATCACCGAAAACTTTTCGAAATTCAAACTGGATAAACTGCTGTTTACGAAAATGGATGAAACGGACAGCTACGGATCGGTTATCAATTTGATGCACGATTTTTCGTTGCAGCTGTCCTATGTCACAAATGGTCAAAACGTTCCGGATGATATCGTTGAACTGAATGAAGAACATTTGGTCGATACGATTCTGGAGGGAATCCTTGATGAATGA
- the flhB gene encoding flagellar biosynthesis protein FlhB encodes MNKFPLALDLQLFAQEKTEKATPKKRQDSRQKGQVAKSHELPGAFILLFGFLFLLFFGGYFKEHIFRIFTEYFNDYMLWNLTQQNVLSLFSKLAYQLMLIVGPFMLMAVVIGLIGNYLQVGFLITADPLMPKLNKLNPLEGLKKIVSLRSLVEFLKSMLKMSVIAMVVYSSLWGERAQIVSLSHMPISGILQYASNVTLMLGIKIAVTLIILAVFDFFYQRYEHEKSLKMSKQDIKDEHKKSEGDPLIKGKIREKQRRMALQRMMQEVPRADVVITNPTHFAVAIQYESGKMTAPTVVAKGQDYVALKIKQVAQENDVMIMENKPLARALFEQVEIGESIPEALFQAVAEVLAHVYKLKGKAV; translated from the coding sequence TTGAACAAATTCCCTTTGGCTTTGGACCTTCAGCTGTTTGCGCAGGAAAAAACCGAAAAGGCGACACCCAAGAAAAGACAGGATTCCAGACAAAAAGGACAGGTCGCCAAAAGCCACGAGCTTCCAGGAGCATTTATTCTGCTGTTTGGATTTTTATTTCTGTTGTTTTTCGGGGGTTATTTCAAGGAGCATATTTTTCGGATATTCACGGAGTACTTCAACGATTACATGCTTTGGAATTTGACGCAGCAGAATGTCCTTTCGCTCTTTTCCAAGCTTGCCTATCAACTGATGCTCATCGTGGGGCCATTCATGTTAATGGCTGTCGTTATCGGGCTGATCGGCAATTACCTGCAAGTCGGTTTTCTGATCACGGCCGACCCGCTCATGCCGAAATTGAATAAGCTCAACCCTTTGGAAGGCTTAAAAAAAATTGTATCACTTCGTTCTTTGGTGGAATTCCTGAAATCGATGCTCAAGATGTCGGTGATCGCAATGGTCGTTTATTCCTCGCTGTGGGGGGAGCGCGCGCAAATTGTCTCGTTGTCCCATATGCCGATATCCGGAATTCTGCAATACGCTTCGAATGTAACCTTGATGTTGGGCATCAAAATTGCCGTTACGCTGATTATTCTCGCTGTGTTCGATTTTTTCTACCAGCGTTATGAGCATGAAAAGAGCCTGAAAATGTCCAAGCAGGATATCAAGGATGAACATAAAAAATCGGAAGGCGACCCGTTGATCAAGGGCAAAATCCGGGAAAAACAAAGAAGAATGGCGCTCCAACGGATGATGCAGGAAGTGCCCAGAGCGGATGTGGTCATTACCAACCCTACGCACTTTGCAGTAGCCATCCAATATGAATCCGGAAAAATGACGGCTCCGACTGTGGTCGCCAAAGGCCAGGATTACGTTGCGCTGAAAATTAAACAAGTCGCCCAGGAGAATGACGTGATGATCATGGAAAATAAACCTTTGGCCAGGGCATTGTTCGAGCAGGTGGAAATCGGGGAATCGATTCCCGAGGCGTTGTTCCAGGCCGTTGCCGAAGTTCTGGCCCATGTGTATAAATTAAAAGGAAAAGCGGTTTGA
- a CDS encoding protein-glutamate methylesterase/protein-glutamine glutaminase translates to MAQKFRVMVVDDSAFMRKLITDLISEDPEFQVVYAANNGREALERIAEIQPDVITMDIEMPEMNGLEALKAIMQCHPVPVIMLSSYADEAARETIMALELGAVDFIRKPSGSISLDLYSVKNTLIEKLKIAVETRVKSISFEHTGVVETKAAKAQISLTEPIRQIVAIGTSTGGPRALQQVLSRIPALIPAPILIVQHMPPKFTKSLAQRLDSSCEVHVVEAQDGESVKAGTVYIAPGGSHMKLVRHAGELRIQLTLEEARNGHRPSVDVLFESLIPLGGLIKHVVLMTGMGSDGAKGMKALKDAGAVTTIAESEETAVVYGMPRSAVELGCVTDLLPLQHISKKIMDSVMSHQRPEP, encoded by the coding sequence ATGGCGCAAAAATTCAGAGTAATGGTAGTCGATGATTCGGCATTTATGCGCAAATTGATTACTGATCTTATTTCGGAGGACCCTGAGTTTCAGGTCGTATACGCCGCCAATAACGGGAGGGAAGCGCTTGAAAGAATAGCTGAAATTCAGCCGGACGTCATTACAATGGATATCGAGATGCCGGAAATGAACGGCCTGGAAGCTCTTAAAGCGATTATGCAGTGTCATCCCGTTCCTGTTATCATGTTGAGCAGTTATGCCGACGAAGCTGCACGGGAAACGATAATGGCTTTGGAGCTTGGAGCGGTCGATTTTATTCGCAAGCCCTCCGGCTCCATTTCGCTGGATCTTTATTCGGTCAAGAATACACTGATCGAAAAATTGAAAATTGCGGTGGAAACACGAGTCAAATCGATCAGCTTCGAACATACCGGGGTAGTGGAGACCAAAGCGGCAAAAGCTCAGATCAGCCTAACCGAACCAATTCGGCAAATCGTCGCCATCGGGACTTCTACGGGCGGGCCGAGAGCGCTGCAGCAGGTCTTGAGCAGGATTCCGGCGCTCATTCCGGCTCCAATCCTCATCGTCCAGCATATGCCGCCGAAATTCACCAAATCCTTGGCTCAGCGGTTGGATTCTTCCTGCGAAGTGCATGTTGTCGAAGCTCAGGACGGGGAATCTGTGAAAGCCGGCACCGTATACATCGCTCCCGGAGGCTCGCATATGAAGTTAGTCAGACATGCCGGAGAATTGAGGATTCAACTTACGTTGGAGGAGGCGCGCAACGGTCACCGTCCTTCCGTCGATGTATTGTTTGAGTCGCTCATTCCCCTGGGGGGGCTTATAAAGCACGTTGTATTGATGACGGGTATGGGCAGTGACGGAGCCAAGGGAATGAAAGCGTTGAAGGATGCCGGAGCCGTCACCACCATAGCCGAATCGGAAGAGACAGCCGTCGTCTACGGAATGCCCAGATCGGCTGTGGAACTCGGCTGCGTTACGGATTTGCTTCCGCTGCAGCATATTTCGAAAAAAATTATGGATTCGGTGATGTCCCATCAGCGGCCGGAGCCTTAA
- a CDS encoding chemotaxis protein CheA, with amino-acid sequence MEQNQYLSMFIDESNDHLQALNENLLILEKNPQDIDIVQNIFRSAHTLKGMSASMGFDDLASLTHEMENVLDLVRNRKLQMNNFIFDGLFRSLDALEGMVQDIIQGGTGKLDVSEIVSNLKAILTGAPPSVPAAATKQLEKSSEAGLDLDEFQSSILQQSIESGSMVFYVKVTVHENCVLKAARAYMVFDLLERHGEVVQSSPSVQDIEQEKFDQSFSVYYISRLDQTSLEQQISNISEISSVQIVPVGTEMLRQLSKDKNKRISGQPQHAERSSASDLSAAAGSKEAPDKSSAQAKQPQMPRTIRVDIDRLDTLMNLFSELLIDRVRLESLAEGMKNQELTETVEHIARVSLDLQNIVLNLRMVPVDTVFNRFPRMVRDLARTLEKKVELVVSGAETELDRTVIDEIGDPLVHLLRNSLDHGIETVADRIAANKPETGKVHLRAYHSGNYVFIEIEDDGRGINREKVIQTALKNGLITKDAAGKMTDLEIYQLLFASGFSTADKISDISGRGVGLDVVKSKIASLSGHVAVDSVPGKGTKFTVQLPLTLSIISAMLVKAGGERYAIPLSSIVETSILKKDHIRTIHGDPMIDFRDTVIPVVSLAELFDCREGQEPDREELEAVVIRKGEKMVALLVDEFIGQQEIVLKSLGKYLKNLFAISGATILGDGQVSLIIDPNAIIK; translated from the coding sequence TTGGAACAAAATCAATATTTGTCGATGTTTATTGATGAATCAAATGATCATCTGCAGGCGTTAAACGAAAATCTGCTGATTTTGGAGAAAAATCCGCAGGATATTGACATTGTTCAAAACATTTTCCGCTCCGCGCATACTCTCAAAGGCATGTCGGCTTCAATGGGTTTTGATGATTTGGCTTCGCTGACTCACGAGATGGAAAACGTGCTGGATTTGGTAAGGAACCGAAAGCTGCAAATGAACAATTTTATTTTTGACGGCTTGTTCAGAAGTTTGGATGCTTTGGAAGGGATGGTACAGGACATCATCCAAGGTGGCACCGGCAAATTGGATGTATCTGAGATTGTGTCCAATTTGAAGGCGATCCTCACCGGAGCACCTCCGTCCGTTCCGGCAGCCGCGACCAAACAGCTCGAAAAGAGCAGTGAAGCGGGCTTGGATCTGGATGAATTTCAAAGCTCGATTCTTCAACAGTCGATCGAGTCCGGGAGCATGGTATTCTATGTGAAAGTGACCGTTCACGAGAATTGCGTTCTGAAGGCGGCGCGTGCCTATATGGTTTTTGATCTGCTGGAGCGCCACGGGGAAGTCGTCCAATCATCGCCTTCCGTTCAGGATATCGAGCAGGAAAAATTCGATCAATCCTTCAGTGTGTATTATATTTCAAGACTTGATCAGACCTCCTTGGAACAGCAAATCAGCAATATCTCGGAAATTTCCTCCGTACAGATCGTCCCGGTTGGAACCGAAATGCTCCGGCAGCTGTCAAAGGATAAGAATAAAAGAATAAGCGGACAGCCTCAACACGCCGAACGTTCATCCGCATCCGATCTATCCGCTGCCGCTGGGTCCAAGGAAGCTCCGGACAAATCGTCCGCGCAGGCGAAACAGCCGCAGATGCCCCGCACGATCCGGGTGGATATCGATCGGCTGGATACCCTGATGAATTTGTTCAGCGAACTGCTGATTGACAGAGTTCGGCTGGAGTCGCTGGCAGAGGGTATGAAAAATCAAGAGTTGACCGAGACGGTTGAACATATTGCCAGGGTAAGCCTGGATCTGCAGAATATTGTGCTGAACCTGCGGATGGTGCCGGTGGATACGGTTTTCAACCGGTTTCCCCGAATGGTGCGCGATTTGGCCAGGACGCTTGAAAAGAAGGTCGAGCTGGTCGTTTCGGGCGCCGAAACGGAACTGGACCGGACCGTCATCGACGAAATTGGCGACCCGTTGGTCCATCTCTTGAGAAATTCACTCGACCACGGCATAGAAACCGTAGCTGATCGGATTGCCGCGAATAAACCGGAAACGGGCAAGGTGCATCTGCGTGCCTACCACAGCGGAAATTACGTGTTTATTGAAATTGAAGACGACGGACGAGGCATCAATCGAGAAAAAGTGATACAAACCGCTTTGAAAAACGGCCTGATCACAAAAGACGCAGCCGGCAAGATGACTGATCTGGAAATCTATCAGCTGCTGTTTGCCTCCGGGTTCAGCACGGCGGACAAAATTTCCGATATTTCCGGGCGCGGTGTCGGTCTGGACGTCGTCAAATCCAAAATCGCCTCGCTCAGCGGGCATGTAGCGGTGGATTCAGTGCCTGGCAAGGGCACGAAATTTACCGTTCAACTGCCGCTCACGCTGTCGATCATCTCTGCGATGCTGGTCAAGGCCGGCGGGGAGCGTTACGCCATTCCGTTATCCTCCATCGTGGAAACGTCGATTCTGAAGAAAGATCATATTCGGACGATTCACGGTGATCCGATGATTGATTTCCGGGACACCGTCATCCCGGTCGTTTCATTGGCTGAGCTGTTTGATTGTCGTGAAGGACAGGAGCCGGATCGTGAAGAACTGGAAGCGGTCGTTATCCGAAAAGGCGAGAAAATGGTCGCCCTGCTTGTCGACGAATTCATCGGTCAACAGGAAATCGTCCTGAAATCTCTCGGAAAATATCTGAAAAATCTGTTTGCCATTTCCGGAGCCACCATTTTGGGCGACGGTCAGGTTTCGCTGATCATCGATCCCAACGCAATCATCAAATAG
- a CDS encoding chemotaxis protein CheC: MNPLNRLEDFQLDVLKEVGNIGAGNAATALAKLLNKQIDMQIPRVSMLAFDEIADCIGGSEEVVLAIFLRVEGEAPGNMFFILSQDSAKRLLLNLAGIAVEETGNYSEMELSALSEIANILVGSYLSSLADFTRLYMSPTVPALAIDMAGAILSYGLLQFGEMGDHALLIETAFFEGVDEVEGHFFFIPDPDSFNIIFQALGVPFE, from the coding sequence GTGAATCCTCTGAACCGTTTGGAAGATTTTCAGCTTGATGTATTGAAAGAAGTGGGAAATATCGGCGCGGGCAATGCCGCTACCGCGTTGGCAAAGCTGCTGAATAAACAGATTGACATGCAGATTCCCAGGGTCAGCATGCTTGCTTTTGACGAGATCGCAGATTGTATCGGCGGTTCCGAGGAAGTTGTCCTTGCCATTTTTCTCCGTGTCGAAGGGGAAGCGCCGGGGAATATGTTCTTTATCTTATCGCAGGACTCCGCCAAACGTCTCTTGCTCAATCTTGCCGGGATAGCCGTTGAAGAAACCGGCAATTATTCGGAAATGGAGCTTTCGGCCTTATCGGAAATTGCCAACATTCTGGTAGGTTCCTATTTGTCTTCGCTTGCGGACTTCACCCGGTTGTATATGTCGCCGACGGTTCCGGCGCTGGCGATTGATATGGCCGGAGCCATATTAAGCTACGGGCTGCTGCAGTTCGGTGAAATGGGAGATCACGCGTTGCTGATAGAAACCGCCTTTTTTGAAGGTGTTGATGAGGTCGAGGGACATTTCTTTTTCATTCCGGATCCGGATTCCTTCAACATAATATTTCAAGCATTGGGAGTACCGTTTGAATGA
- a CDS encoding chemotaxis protein CheW — translation MGEELKVIVFKLNNEEYGVEVDKVQTIERMLPMTRVPKTPAFVKGVINLRGVVVPIIDLRERFGLPQTEETPNTRIINVAVKDIEVGMIVDSANDVIDIDSDSITDPPEVVGGIRAKYLRGVAKLASDRLLVMLNLEEVLNKNEIIQLEEIEGT, via the coding sequence ATGGGAGAAGAATTGAAAGTCATCGTGTTTAAATTGAACAATGAAGAATACGGGGTTGAAGTCGATAAAGTACAGACCATTGAACGTATGTTGCCAATGACCCGGGTACCCAAAACTCCCGCTTTTGTAAAAGGCGTCATCAATTTAAGAGGCGTTGTCGTACCGATTATCGATTTGCGGGAAAGGTTCGGCCTGCCGCAAACCGAAGAGACCCCGAATACGCGGATCATCAACGTAGCGGTAAAGGATATTGAAGTCGGCATGATCGTGGACTCTGCAAACGACGTGATCGATATCGACAGCGATTCAATTACCGATCCTCCAGAGGTTGTCGGCGGAATCCGGGCTAAATATTTGCGGGGAGTGGCCAAATTGGCTTCAGACCGCCTGCTGGTCATGTTAAATCTCGAAGAGGTATTGAACAAGAATGAAATCATTCAATTAGAAGAAATTGAGGGGACCTAA
- the fliR gene encoding flagellar biosynthetic protein FliR: MQILFEFLPNFFLILIRITSFFVAAPVFSSRGVPLPFKIGLSFYVSLLIFMSLGEVHPVAVDVAYILSIVREVLVGLLLGFTAYLFFTVVQVAGSFIDLQMGFGIANVIDPLTGVQSPVFGNLKYMVAILLFLSLNGHHALLRAIMQSYDWIPLDNQLFHHLQDRSIADLLVQSLATMFYLAFQMAAPMVVTMFLVDVALGVLARTAPQFNIFVVGIPVKILVGLVMLTILIPGFLFLFQDLFKNMFDSLYRIMDFFKK, encoded by the coding sequence TTGCAGATTCTGTTCGAGTTTCTGCCAAATTTTTTTTTGATTCTTATTCGAATCACCTCATTTTTTGTTGCAGCGCCTGTGTTTTCTTCCAGGGGGGTTCCGCTACCTTTTAAAATCGGTTTGTCGTTTTATGTGAGTTTGCTGATTTTCATGTCGTTGGGGGAGGTTCATCCCGTTGCCGTCGATGTCGCTTACATACTCAGCATTGTGAGAGAAGTTCTGGTAGGCTTGCTGCTAGGCTTTACCGCATACTTGTTTTTTACGGTGGTTCAGGTGGCTGGCTCATTTATCGATCTTCAGATGGGATTCGGCATCGCCAACGTCATCGATCCGCTTACCGGGGTGCAAAGTCCCGTTTTCGGCAACTTGAAGTATATGGTCGCGATTCTGCTGTTTTTGTCGCTGAACGGGCATCATGCACTGCTGAGGGCGATCATGCAAAGCTATGATTGGATTCCGCTCGATAATCAACTGTTTCATCATTTGCAGGATAGAAGCATTGCCGATTTATTGGTGCAATCATTGGCGACTATGTTTTATCTCGCCTTTCAAATGGCCGCACCCATGGTGGTTACCATGTTTCTGGTGGATGTCGCGTTAGGCGTCTTGGCCCGGACGGCTCCGCAATTCAACATTTTCGTGGTCGGCATTCCGGTCAAAATTTTGGTGGGTTTGGTCATGCTGACAATACTGATTCCGGGTTTTCTGTTTTTGTTCCAGGATTTATTCAAGAACATGTTCGATTCGCTTTACCGGATTATGGACTTTTTCAAAAAGTAG